The following is a genomic window from Candidatus Methylomirabilota bacterium.
CAGTTCAACTGGCAGGTGACCTACCCCGGCCCCGACGGCCGGTTCGGCACGCCCGACGACAAGACGCTGCTCGACGAGATGCACGTGCCCGTCGGCAAGCCCATCCGGGTGAACCTCCGGTCCGAGGACGTGATCCACAGCTTCTTCGTGCCCAGCTTCCGCTTCAAGCAGGACGCCGTTCCCGGCCGCGAGATCCCGACCTGGTTCGAGGTGACCAAGCCCGGCAAGTACGAGATCCCCTGCGCCGAACTGTGCGGCTTCGGCCACTCCGGGATGCGGGCCTGGATCTACGTGCACACGGCCGAGGAGTACGCGAAGTGGGCCGCCGCCAACCTCGCCGCCCAGGCGCCCGTGGCCCAGACGGCGCAGGCGAAGCCAAGCGCCGCCAAGGGGGAGAGTGACAGACGATGAGCGCCACCAGCGTTTCCGCTCACGGGCACGCGACGCACGTAGGACAC
Proteins encoded in this region:
- the coxB gene encoding cytochrome c oxidase subunit II; amino-acid sequence: MLSWWLPENVATFGGEIDWLFHLIYYITGITFILVTVTFLSFIVIYRDRPGRRARYTHGNTPLEIVWTVVPSLILVVLTFLSVPAWSKIKMSLPQTDFVVQVTGKQFNWQVTYPGPDGRFGTPDDKTLLDEMHVPVGKPIRVNLRSEDVIHSFFVPSFRFKQDAVPGREIPTWFEVTKPGKYEIPCAELCGFGHSGMRAWIYVHTAEEYAKWAAANLAAQAPVAQTAQAKPSAAKGESDRR